One genomic segment of Salinigranum rubrum includes these proteins:
- a CDS encoding class II aldolase/adducin family protein: MSQELSDDGQRRTVAEYGRQMLEQGLTKGTGGNISASHDGRVAISPTGVPYDEIEADDVPVLDEKGNKLDGDTDPSSEFRMHTAIHRERDDVGGVVHTHSPYASTFASLGEPIPASHYLIAFAGDQVPVAGYATYGTADLADLALDALGDEYNACLLDNHGVLAVGPTVEAAFEVALMVEYCARIHYQAISLGDPAILPDDEVDRLRTLFEDYGQAADDDSERVAPDPDPDHLPNERQAVADLGRQMLADGLTKGTGGNVSARSGDHVAVNPSGVPYRDVTAETVPIVTVDGEQVAGPQNASSETPMHTAIYRERDDVGGVVHTHSPYASTFASLDEPIPASHYLIAFIGDQVPVAGYEPPGSEALGREAVDALGDEYNACLLKNHGVIAVGESVEAAYEVALMVEYCARIHYQAASVGDPKLLPDAEIDNLLERFANYGQDH; encoded by the coding sequence ATGAGTCAAGAACTCTCAGACGACGGACAGCGACGAACCGTAGCCGAATACGGCCGACAGATGCTCGAACAGGGCCTCACCAAGGGGACCGGCGGCAACATCAGCGCGAGCCACGACGGTCGCGTCGCGATCAGCCCCACGGGCGTCCCCTACGACGAAATCGAGGCCGACGACGTTCCGGTCCTCGACGAGAAGGGGAACAAACTCGATGGAGACACCGACCCCTCCAGCGAGTTCCGCATGCACACGGCCATCCACCGCGAGCGCGACGACGTCGGTGGCGTCGTCCACACCCACTCGCCGTACGCGAGCACGTTCGCCAGCCTGGGCGAACCGATCCCCGCCTCGCACTACCTCATCGCGTTCGCCGGCGATCAAGTTCCCGTCGCCGGCTATGCGACGTACGGCACGGCCGACCTCGCGGACCTCGCGCTCGACGCGCTCGGCGACGAGTACAACGCCTGCTTGCTGGACAACCACGGTGTTCTCGCCGTGGGTCCGACGGTCGAAGCCGCGTTCGAGGTTGCGCTGATGGTCGAGTACTGCGCACGCATCCACTACCAGGCGATCAGCCTCGGCGACCCGGCGATTCTCCCTGACGACGAGGTCGACCGGCTCCGCACGCTCTTCGAGGACTACGGGCAGGCCGCTGACGACGATAGCGAACGGGTCGCTCCGGACCCCGACCCGGACCACCTGCCAAACGAGCGGCAGGCCGTCGCCGACCTCGGTCGGCAGATGCTCGCCGACGGCCTGACGAAGGGGACGGGCGGGAACGTCAGCGCCCGGAGCGGCGATCACGTCGCCGTCAACCCCTCGGGGGTCCCGTACCGGGACGTCACCGCCGAAACCGTCCCGATCGTGACCGTCGACGGCGAGCAGGTGGCCGGACCGCAGAACGCGTCGAGCGAGACGCCGATGCACACGGCTATCTACCGGGAGCGCGACGACGTCGGTGGCGTCGTCCACACCCACTCGCCGTACGCGAGCACGTTCGCCAGTCTCGACGAGCCGATCCCCGCCTCGCACTACCTCATCGCGTTCATCGGCGATCAAGTTCCCGTCGCGGGCTACGAGCCGCCGGGGTCCGAGGCGCTCGGCCGGGAGGCGGTCGACGCGCTCGGTGACGAGTACAACGCCTGTCTCCTGAAGAACCACGGCGTCATCGCGGTCGGCGAGAGTGTCGAGGCCGCGTACGAGGTCGCGCTGATGGTCGAGTACTGCGCGCGCATCCACTATCAGGCGGCGAGCGTCGGCGACCCGAAACTCCTCCCGGACGCGGAGATCGACAACCTCCTCGAACGGTTCGCCAACTACGGTCAGGACCACTGA
- a CDS encoding nucleoside hydrolase, translating into MSTKLLLDVDPGNDDAIALFIALAADDIDVVGVTTVAGNTTVANATRNTLSLLELVDRTDVPVAEGAHRPFSDELETAEHVHGPNGLPEVVREDLSDPTTEPTEAHAVEFILEQAREHGDDLTIAALGPQTNIALALAVEPALPDMVADIYQMGGALKTTGNVTPQASFNFYVDAAAAARVVQDARPKVVGLDVTEHVYVTTEEIRALAEEPAPLPTMAAILEFSIEEVRSKFGHDGGLASDAVVLADIVNGALDFEEAYVEIDTTGGPSNGATIYDEHGVYEKAPNCEVALGVDGDVYQRTVLESLRAFAEE; encoded by the coding sequence ATGAGCACGAAACTCCTACTGGACGTAGACCCCGGAAACGACGACGCAATCGCACTGTTCATCGCCCTGGCCGCGGACGACATCGACGTCGTCGGCGTCACCACCGTGGCCGGAAACACAACGGTGGCGAACGCGACACGGAACACCCTCTCTCTCCTCGAACTGGTCGACAGGACCGACGTGCCCGTCGCCGAGGGTGCTCACCGCCCGTTCTCGGACGAACTGGAGACGGCCGAACACGTCCACGGACCGAACGGGCTTCCCGAAGTGGTGCGCGAGGACCTCTCCGATCCGACGACCGAACCGACCGAAGCACACGCCGTCGAGTTCATCCTCGAGCAGGCCCGCGAGCACGGCGACGACCTGACCATCGCGGCGCTCGGTCCCCAGACGAACATCGCACTCGCACTCGCCGTAGAACCCGCCCTCCCAGACATGGTTGCCGACATCTACCAGATGGGCGGCGCGCTAAAGACGACGGGGAACGTGACACCACAGGCGTCGTTCAACTTCTACGTCGACGCGGCGGCAGCGGCCCGCGTCGTCCAGGACGCCCGACCGAAGGTCGTCGGCCTCGACGTGACCGAGCACGTCTACGTCACGACCGAGGAGATACGGGCGCTGGCCGAGGAACCAGCGCCGCTCCCGACGATGGCCGCGATTTTGGAGTTCAGTATCGAGGAGGTGCGCTCGAAGTTCGGCCACGACGGTGGACTGGCGAGCGACGCCGTCGTGCTCGCCGACATCGTCAACGGTGCCCTGGATTTCGAGGAGGCGTACGTCGAAATCGACACCACTGGCGGCCCGTCCAACGGGGCGACCATCTACGACGAACACGGTGTCTACGAGAAGGCGCCCAACTGCGAAGTCGCACTGGGCGTCGACGGGGACGTGTACCAGCGGACAGTCCTCGAGAGCCTTCGGGCCTTCGCAGAAGAGTAG
- a CDS encoding ABC transporter ATP-binding protein, protein MSLIELTDVTFQYGTQPEDEYAVTDVDLSIEEGQFVGVTGQSEAGKATLSRLVSGQIPHFYHGELSGDVTVEGTSTAESTVGELSKKIGYVFENPYDQLTGASSTVLEEVAFGLETHGLTREEMRERAKESLAAIGVEDLVDRDPMQLSGGQCQRVAIASVLAMEPDVLVLQQPTAQLDPEGTEEVFEVVAEMNDRGYTVVMVSHELDRLVPHLDRLVVMDDGRIRFDGPPADVLVDATNEDLPLFVPTPVTVGRRLREAGLVSSDEPVPVTESGCLAELRRVTETPRADGDAAGEFETSSSETDRADGTVDSSETDREVVLDGVHHRYPSGVEALRGVSFSLEAGCVCLIGQNGAGKSTLVKHLNGLLDPTEGTVYVRGADTREHTTAELAHDVGLSFQNPDDQLFHSTVEEEVQYGPKNLDYDSEEVADRTETALDLLGLTERRDENPYDFGEPWRKRVAVASVVAMDTDTVIVDEPTSGQDAPGYEQLGEAVETLVDRGKLVIVVTHDMDFVREHADRTVLLAEGQVIADGDPRHVLGDPDTLAESNVHPPTITRLGLELGVGPTLSLAELFEAVSGGAIDAST, encoded by the coding sequence ATGAGTCTCATCGAACTCACCGACGTGACGTTCCAGTACGGGACACAGCCGGAGGACGAGTACGCGGTGACAGACGTCGACCTCTCCATCGAGGAGGGGCAGTTCGTCGGCGTCACGGGACAGAGCGAGGCGGGAAAGGCGACCCTCAGCCGCCTCGTCTCGGGACAGATACCGCACTTCTACCACGGAGAGCTCTCCGGAGACGTCACCGTCGAAGGGACGTCGACCGCCGAATCGACTGTCGGTGAGCTCTCGAAGAAGATCGGATACGTCTTCGAGAACCCGTACGACCAGCTCACGGGGGCGTCCTCGACAGTCCTTGAGGAGGTGGCGTTCGGGCTAGAGACGCACGGGCTCACCCGCGAGGAGATGCGCGAGCGGGCGAAAGAGAGCCTCGCCGCGATCGGCGTCGAGGACCTCGTAGACCGTGACCCGATGCAGCTCTCCGGGGGGCAGTGCCAGCGCGTCGCTATCGCGTCGGTACTCGCGATGGAGCCGGACGTCCTGGTGCTCCAGCAGCCGACGGCCCAGCTCGACCCGGAGGGGACAGAGGAGGTGTTCGAGGTGGTCGCGGAGATGAACGACCGGGGATACACCGTCGTGATGGTCAGCCACGAACTGGATCGGCTGGTTCCCCACCTCGACCGGCTCGTGGTCATGGACGATGGTCGAATACGGTTCGACGGACCGCCGGCCGACGTGCTGGTCGACGCCACGAACGAGGACTTGCCGCTGTTCGTCCCCACACCGGTCACGGTCGGACGACGGCTGCGGGAGGCGGGGCTCGTCTCGAGCGACGAACCGGTACCAGTGACCGAATCCGGTTGTCTCGCGGAGCTCCGACGTGTCACCGAGACGCCACGGGCCGATGGCGACGCAGCGGGCGAGTTCGAGACATCGTCCAGCGAGACCGACAGAGCCGACGGGACCGTCGATTCATCGGAGACGGATCGAGAGGTCGTTCTCGACGGCGTCCATCATCGGTATCCGAGCGGCGTCGAGGCACTCCGTGGCGTCTCGTTCTCACTTGAGGCGGGATGTGTCTGTCTCATCGGTCAGAACGGCGCGGGGAAATCCACGCTCGTGAAGCACCTGAACGGACTCCTCGACCCGACGGAGGGCACCGTCTACGTCCGTGGAGCGGACACGAGAGAACACACGACTGCGGAACTCGCACACGACGTCGGGCTGAGCTTTCAGAACCCCGACGACCAGCTCTTCCACAGCACAGTCGAGGAGGAGGTGCAGTACGGGCCGAAAAACCTCGACTACGACAGCGAAGAGGTGGCGGACAGAACCGAGACGGCGCTAGATCTGCTCGGACTCACCGAGCGTCGAGACGAGAACCCGTACGACTTCGGCGAACCGTGGCGGAAGCGTGTCGCGGTGGCGTCCGTCGTCGCGATGGATACTGACACGGTCATCGTGGACGAACCGACGAGCGGACAGGACGCTCCTGGCTACGAGCAGCTCGGCGAGGCCGTCGAGACGCTCGTCGACCGAGGAAAGCTCGTCATCGTCGTCACACACGACATGGACTTCGTCCGCGAACACGCCGACCGGACGGTCCTCCTCGCGGAGGGGCAGGTCATCGCGGACGGCGACCCACGCCATGTGCTGGGTGACCCCGACACACTCGCCGAATCGAACGTCCATCCGCCGACCATCACGCGACTCGGTCTGGAACTCGGCGTCGGGCCGACCCTCTCGCTGGCGGAACTGTTCGAGGCGGTCAGCGGAGGAGCGATCGATGCCTCGACGTAG
- a CDS encoding energy-coupling factor transporter transmembrane component T family protein → MADQDMTIYQPGESILHKMNPVTEVVLATALSLVVFILNDYRVPLALALVMLALLFVARVHRLVLKLYVAVAVPFAFFLLLIQGILLTPTDPTPLLTVGPVTVWQSGFEQARLIFLRISVLILAFLLFATTAQPQRLRVALMEKGVPSKLAYVFIASLQIIPEIRNRATAITEAQQARGLDTEADVRTRLSSIVALLAPLLISTLIVANTRALALNARGFQATGERTYLYDVPDPTGERVLRYLSGVAVLGAIAWRVIA, encoded by the coding sequence ATGGCTGATCAGGACATGACCATCTACCAGCCCGGTGAGAGCATCCTCCACAAGATGAACCCGGTCACGGAGGTCGTCCTCGCGACCGCTCTTTCGCTGGTCGTATTCATCCTCAACGACTACCGAGTCCCCCTGGCGCTGGCACTCGTCATGCTCGCTCTGCTCTTCGTGGCGCGGGTGCACCGACTCGTCCTCAAACTGTACGTAGCGGTCGCGGTCCCGTTCGCGTTCTTCCTGTTACTCATTCAGGGAATCCTGCTCACACCGACCGATCCGACGCCACTGCTCACGGTTGGGCCGGTGACGGTGTGGCAGTCGGGGTTCGAACAGGCACGGCTGATATTTCTGCGTATCAGCGTCCTCATCCTGGCGTTCCTGCTGTTCGCCACGACGGCGCAACCGCAGCGACTGCGTGTCGCCCTCATGGAGAAGGGCGTCCCGAGCAAACTCGCGTACGTGTTCATCGCGTCCCTCCAGATAATCCCCGAGATTCGGAATCGAGCGACAGCCATCACCGAGGCACAACAGGCGCGCGGACTGGACACGGAGGCAGACGTCCGAACGCGGCTCTCGTCCATCGTTGCGCTCCTCGCGCCGCTTCTCATCAGTACCCTCATCGTCGCGAACACGCGAGCGCTGGCGTTGAACGCCAGGGGGTTCCAGGCGACCGGTGAACGGACGTACCTGTACGACGTCCCGGACCCGACCGGCGAACGCGTGCTCCGCTATCTCAGCGGCGTCGCCGTCCTCGGGGCGATCGCGTGGAGAGTGATCGCATGA